A stretch of Longimicrobium sp. DNA encodes these proteins:
- a CDS encoding serine hydrolase domain-containing protein has product MDRHRRQADPKSLLIAAAVATLAYGGAIATSTRAAATVDEAAVTRRLTANATAPRADVAAAHEVAKTRKLALAPLDEAEAAVWAQVRAGAFPGAALAIGREDQTVLERGIGRIGWSASAAKVDADRTVYDLASLTKVLATTPAVMLLVEDGKMDLDAPVSRYLPEFSGGAKERVTIRHLLTHTSGLPAGVALDAATPDAAWRQLLRTPLVREPGEAVVYSDVGMNVLFAAAQRAAGEPLFRLLDRRVYGPLKMRATTYLPGAGCQTCAPTLRDENDEPVQGLVHDPIARALGGVAGNAGLFSTAHDLGRFAAMLANGGELDSVRVFREETVRMFTARQPGAGTRALGWDTPGPNGSGGFGVKASQASFGHTGFTGTSIWIDPERHTWSVLLSNRVYQPRAPNTIMALRRRVNDRVAVAADDFDVEPRAKTVD; this is encoded by the coding sequence ATGGATAGACATCGTCGTCAGGCTGATCCGAAGTCGCTGCTGATCGCCGCGGCCGTGGCCACGCTGGCCTACGGCGGCGCCATCGCGACGAGCACCCGCGCGGCCGCCACGGTGGACGAGGCCGCCGTCACGCGCCGCCTCACCGCGAACGCCACGGCCCCGCGCGCCGACGTCGCAGCCGCGCACGAGGTGGCGAAGACGCGCAAGCTCGCGCTGGCCCCGCTCGACGAGGCCGAGGCTGCGGTGTGGGCGCAGGTGCGCGCCGGCGCCTTCCCCGGCGCGGCGCTCGCCATCGGGCGCGAGGACCAGACGGTGCTCGAGCGCGGCATCGGCCGCATCGGCTGGAGCGCGTCGGCCGCGAAGGTCGACGCGGACCGCACCGTGTACGACCTGGCCTCGCTCACCAAGGTCCTGGCCACCACGCCGGCGGTGATGCTGCTGGTGGAAGACGGGAAGATGGACCTGGACGCGCCCGTGTCGCGCTACCTCCCCGAGTTCTCGGGCGGCGCGAAGGAGCGGGTGACGATCCGCCACCTGCTGACCCACACCTCCGGGCTCCCCGCGGGCGTGGCCCTGGACGCCGCCACCCCCGACGCGGCGTGGCGCCAGCTCCTGCGCACCCCGCTGGTGCGCGAGCCGGGCGAGGCGGTGGTGTACAGCGACGTGGGGATGAACGTGCTCTTCGCCGCCGCGCAGCGCGCCGCCGGCGAGCCGCTGTTCCGGCTGCTGGACCGCCGCGTGTACGGCCCGCTGAAGATGCGCGCGACCACCTACCTCCCCGGCGCGGGATGCCAGACCTGCGCGCCCACGCTGCGCGACGAGAACGACGAGCCGGTGCAGGGGCTGGTGCACGACCCCATCGCCCGCGCGCTGGGCGGCGTGGCGGGCAACGCGGGGCTCTTCTCCACCGCGCACGACCTGGGTCGCTTCGCGGCGATGCTGGCCAACGGCGGCGAGCTGGACAGCGTGCGCGTCTTCCGCGAGGAGACGGTGCGGATGTTCACCGCGCGCCAGCCGGGCGCCGGCACCCGCGCGCTGGGGTGGGACACGCCGGGCCCCAACGGCAGCGGCGGGTTCGGGGTGAAGGCGTCGCAGGCGTCGTTCGGCCACACCGGCTTCACGGGGACGTCGATCTGGATCGACCCCGAGCGCCACACCTGGTCGGTGCTGCTCAGCAACCGCGTGTACCAGCCGCGCGCGCCCAACACCATCATGGCGCTCCGCCGACGCGTGAACGACCGCGTGGCCGTGGCCGCCGACGACTTCGACGTCGAACCCCGCGCGAAGACGGTGGACTGA
- a CDS encoding LytTR family DNA-binding domain-containing protein has translation MTTTLRSLIVDDEPLARELLRRMLGAHDDVEVVGECASGTQAVEEIRATRPDLIFLDVQMPGLDGFAVLSELAPDIPEVVFVTAYDQYALRAFDVHALDYLLKPFDEERLARAIDRARAHLRRPDAGGDRRQILALLEELRGGRAYRERLVIRVGERAFLQPVADIDWLEADGKYVKVHAGPKTYIIRETMTQLAEVLDPRRFLRISRSAIVNVDRIREIQPWFRGDYVVIMQNGAEVTSTRGYRDTLKALLNGEA, from the coding sequence ATGACAACGACGCTACGCTCGTTGATCGTGGACGACGAGCCGCTCGCGCGCGAGCTGTTGCGGCGCATGCTCGGCGCGCACGACGACGTGGAGGTGGTGGGCGAGTGCGCCAGCGGCACCCAGGCGGTGGAGGAGATCCGCGCCACCCGTCCCGACCTGATCTTCCTCGACGTGCAGATGCCGGGGCTCGACGGGTTCGCGGTGCTCTCCGAGCTGGCGCCCGACATCCCCGAGGTGGTGTTCGTCACCGCCTACGACCAGTACGCGCTGCGCGCCTTCGACGTGCACGCGCTGGACTACCTGCTCAAGCCGTTCGACGAGGAGCGCCTGGCCCGCGCCATCGACCGCGCCCGCGCCCATCTCCGCCGCCCCGACGCCGGCGGCGACCGGCGGCAGATCCTGGCGCTGCTCGAGGAGCTGCGCGGCGGGCGGGCCTATCGCGAGCGGCTGGTGATCCGCGTGGGCGAGCGCGCCTTCCTGCAGCCCGTGGCCGACATCGACTGGCTGGAGGCCGACGGCAAGTACGTGAAGGTGCACGCCGGCCCGAAGACGTACATCATCCGCGAGACCATGACGCAGCTGGCCGAGGTGCTGGACCCGCGCCGCTTCCTGCGCATCTCCCGCTCCGCCATCGTCAACGTCGACCGCATCCGCGAGATCCAGCCCTGGTTCCGCGGCGACTACGTGGTGATCATGCAGAACGGCGCCGAGGTCACCTCCACCCGCGGCTACCGCGACACGCTCAAGGCCCTGCTCAACGGCGAGGCGTGA
- a CDS encoding histidine kinase: MPSPTSSPPRSFTLRGRAARPLSGPLAGIAAATTLSALVATQNYFAFIRAGRPETWPKLFLWELPVWFMWLLIAPGIFWLARRLPVHGPHRWRNLLLHLPLSAATVFITLILIGMVKFPWLEGAPLPLTNPWWLTMLREYRRIFAIIIPIYWVILAAAHAVHSYRENQRRSVREAQLQTQLERARGDLLRMQLQPHFLFNTLHAVSALMERDVPAARRMITRLSDLLRLSLDDDSRYEVSLEEEVEFLDRYAEIQKIRFGGRLSVDYDLAPETRRLLVPRLLLQPLVENSITHGLSRLERPGHVRVESHTEDGRLTIRVLDDGAGLDGGIRREGVGLGNTRARLEQLYGADHRFEIADRPEGGCEVLIELPAGVHERTPSGIQGD, encoded by the coding sequence GTGCCGTCCCCGACCTCTTCGCCGCCGCGCTCGTTCACGCTGCGCGGCCGCGCCGCGCGGCCGCTGTCGGGGCCCCTGGCCGGCATCGCCGCGGCCACCACGCTGTCGGCGCTCGTCGCGACGCAGAACTACTTCGCGTTCATCCGCGCGGGGCGGCCGGAGACGTGGCCGAAGCTGTTCCTCTGGGAGCTCCCAGTCTGGTTCATGTGGCTGCTGATCGCGCCGGGCATCTTCTGGCTGGCGCGGCGCCTTCCCGTGCACGGGCCGCACCGCTGGCGCAACCTGCTGCTGCACCTGCCGCTCAGCGCCGCCACCGTGTTCATCACCCTGATCCTGATCGGGATGGTGAAGTTCCCGTGGCTCGAGGGTGCTCCCCTCCCCCTGACGAACCCGTGGTGGTTGACGATGCTGCGCGAGTACCGGCGCATCTTCGCCATCATCATCCCCATCTACTGGGTGATCCTGGCGGCCGCGCACGCCGTGCATTCGTACCGCGAGAACCAGCGCCGCAGCGTGCGCGAGGCGCAGCTCCAGACGCAGCTCGAGCGAGCGCGCGGCGACCTGCTGCGGATGCAGCTGCAGCCGCACTTCCTGTTCAACACCCTGCACGCCGTCTCCGCGCTGATGGAGCGCGACGTCCCCGCCGCGCGCCGGATGATCACGCGGTTGAGCGACCTGCTGCGCCTGTCGCTGGACGACGACTCGCGCTACGAGGTGTCGCTGGAGGAGGAGGTCGAGTTCCTGGACCGCTACGCCGAGATCCAGAAGATCCGCTTTGGCGGCCGCCTGTCCGTGGACTACGACCTGGCCCCGGAGACGCGGCGGCTGCTCGTCCCGCGCCTCCTCCTGCAGCCGCTGGTGGAGAACTCCATCACCCACGGCCTTTCGCGGCTCGAGCGCCCGGGCCACGTGCGCGTCGAGAGCCACACGGAGGACGGGCGGCTGACCATCCGCGTGCTGGACGACGGCGCCGGGCTGGACGGCGGCATCCGGCGCGAGGGCGTGGGCCTGGGCAACACCCGCGCGCGCCTGGAGCAGCTGTACGGCGCCGACCACCGCTTCGAGATCGCTGACCGGCCCGAAGGCGGCTGCGAGGTGCTGATCGAGCTCCCCGCCGGCGTCCACGAGCGCACGCCGAGCGGCATTCAGGGGGATTGA
- a CDS encoding M3 family metallopeptidase — MTVTEDLVETNPLLRRELPLPFGRIAPEHIVPAVRYALAEAERELEELVASTEPRTYENTLGRLEEIGERLGWVIRPVSHLVSVVSSPELRAAYDTVLPEFSAFYARVPLDPRLWRAVRDYLETNEARSLTGIRARHRDKTVRQFRRAGADLPPEQKARVEELNIESSRLLAEFSNHVLDSTNAWDLVLTDEADLAGLPASARAQARAAAEARGVEGWRFTLHLPSWQPFLQYSERRDLRKAMHLAYMNRASEGAHDNRPIIRRVLEIRRELAGILGYRDWADHALEDSMAHSGGRAMRFEEDLTARTRPYWEREKAEIEAFARDELGIDRLEPWDLPFAVERMRVARYDLDAEALRPYFPMDRVLEGLFEIARRLFGVVVRRVPSEEVWHPEVEMWEMEDESGEVLGRFYTDWFPRDSKRAGAWMNGLVVGGPRPHGWAPHLALIAANVSPPEGGRPALLTHREVETVFHEFGHMLHHMLSRVEVAGLGGTHVPNDWVELPSQIMENWTWERPALDLFARHWQTGEPLPEALFARMQAARTFMAAHFQMRQLSFGTVDLDLHVGYDPASGEDPVARAQRVLGRFQHRPEFADDHFVTSFSHIFSGGYAAGYYSYMWSEVLDADAFSRFEHEGLFNRETGRAFVDAVLSRGDDTDPDELFREFMGRDPDPEALLRRNLGAE; from the coding sequence GTGACGGTCACCGAAGATCTCGTCGAAACGAACCCGCTCCTGCGCAGGGAGCTGCCCCTTCCCTTCGGCCGCATCGCGCCGGAGCACATCGTTCCCGCCGTCCGGTACGCGCTGGCCGAGGCCGAGCGCGAACTGGAGGAGCTGGTCGCGTCCACCGAGCCGCGGACGTACGAGAACACGCTGGGCCGGCTGGAGGAGATCGGCGAGCGGCTGGGATGGGTGATCCGGCCCGTTTCGCACCTGGTGTCGGTGGTCAGCTCGCCGGAGCTGCGCGCGGCCTACGACACGGTGCTCCCCGAGTTCAGCGCCTTCTACGCCCGCGTGCCGCTGGACCCGCGCCTGTGGCGGGCGGTGCGCGACTACCTGGAGACCAACGAGGCGCGGTCGCTCACCGGCATCCGCGCGCGGCATCGCGATAAGACGGTGCGCCAGTTCCGCCGCGCCGGCGCCGACCTGCCGCCCGAGCAGAAGGCGCGGGTCGAGGAGCTGAACATCGAGTCGTCGCGCCTGCTGGCCGAGTTCAGCAACCACGTGCTCGACTCCACCAACGCGTGGGACCTGGTGCTGACCGACGAGGCCGACCTGGCGGGGCTCCCCGCGTCGGCGCGGGCGCAGGCGCGCGCCGCGGCCGAGGCGCGGGGGGTCGAGGGGTGGCGCTTTACCCTGCACCTTCCCTCGTGGCAGCCGTTCCTGCAGTACTCCGAGCGGCGCGACCTGCGGAAGGCCATGCACCTGGCCTACATGAACCGCGCGAGCGAGGGGGCGCACGACAACCGCCCCATCATCCGCCGGGTGCTGGAGATCCGCCGCGAGCTGGCGGGGATCCTGGGGTACCGCGACTGGGCCGATCACGCGCTCGAGGACAGCATGGCGCACAGCGGCGGGCGGGCGATGCGCTTCGAGGAAGACCTCACCGCGCGCACGCGGCCGTACTGGGAGCGCGAGAAGGCCGAGATCGAGGCCTTCGCCCGCGACGAGCTGGGGATCGACCGGCTGGAGCCGTGGGACCTCCCCTTCGCGGTGGAGCGGATGCGCGTGGCGCGCTACGACCTCGACGCCGAGGCGCTGCGCCCCTACTTCCCCATGGACCGCGTGCTGGAGGGACTGTTCGAGATCGCGCGCCGGCTGTTCGGGGTGGTGGTGCGCCGGGTGCCCTCGGAGGAGGTGTGGCACCCCGAGGTGGAGATGTGGGAGATGGAGGACGAGTCCGGCGAGGTGCTGGGGCGCTTCTACACGGACTGGTTCCCGCGCGACAGCAAGCGCGCCGGCGCGTGGATGAACGGGCTGGTGGTGGGCGGCCCGCGCCCGCACGGGTGGGCGCCGCACCTGGCGCTGATCGCCGCCAATGTCTCGCCGCCCGAGGGCGGGCGCCCCGCGCTGCTCACGCACCGCGAGGTGGAGACGGTGTTCCACGAGTTCGGGCACATGCTGCACCACATGCTGTCGCGCGTGGAAGTGGCGGGACTGGGCGGCACGCATGTGCCCAACGACTGGGTGGAGCTCCCCAGCCAGATCATGGAGAACTGGACCTGGGAGCGCCCCGCGCTGGACCTGTTCGCCCGCCACTGGCAGACGGGCGAGCCGCTTCCCGAGGCGCTGTTCGCCCGGATGCAGGCGGCGCGCACCTTCATGGCCGCGCACTTCCAGATGCGCCAGCTCTCCTTCGGCACGGTGGACCTGGATCTGCACGTGGGCTACGACCCCGCGTCGGGCGAGGACCCCGTGGCGCGGGCGCAGCGGGTGCTGGGCCGCTTCCAGCACCGCCCCGAGTTCGCCGACGACCACTTCGTCACCAGCTTCTCGCACATCTTCTCGGGCGGATACGCGGCCGGGTACTACAGCTACATGTGGAGCGAGGTGCTCGACGCCGACGCGTTCAGCCGCTTCGAGCACGAGGGGCTGTTCAACCGCGAGACCGGCCGCGCCTTCGTCGACGCCGTCCTCTCGCGCGGCGACGACACCGACCCCGACGAGCTCTTCCGCGAGTTCATGGGCCGCGACCCCGACCCCGAGGCGCTCCTCCGCCGCAACCTCGGCGCGGAGTAG
- a CDS encoding sigma-70 family RNA polymerase sigma factor, whose translation MASIPTLQARPAAAPRLTRGEPVDYDALFRRLYPSLFRYLHRMTGDSDAADDIAQESFVRLLGRDMPEDEARLWLFTVATNLFRDGARTHKRRERLLSVRPWAPTPLPRPDEAAEKAATVERVREALGRLAARDQQMLLMREEGFRYDEIAKVAGVAPGSVGTLLARAARRFVAAWDHEETDGEQALG comes from the coding sequence GTGGCATCGATACCCACCCTGCAGGCCCGGCCGGCGGCCGCGCCGCGATTGACTCGCGGCGAGCCCGTGGACTACGACGCGCTGTTCCGGCGGCTCTACCCGTCGCTGTTCCGGTACCTGCACCGGATGACGGGCGATTCCGACGCCGCCGACGACATCGCCCAGGAAAGCTTCGTGCGCCTGCTGGGGCGCGACATGCCCGAGGACGAGGCGCGCCTCTGGCTCTTCACCGTCGCCACCAACCTGTTCCGCGACGGTGCGCGCACCCACAAGCGGCGCGAGCGCCTGCTGTCGGTGCGCCCCTGGGCGCCCACCCCGCTCCCGCGCCCCGACGAGGCCGCCGAGAAGGCCGCCACCGTCGAGCGGGTGAGGGAGGCGCTGGGCCGCCTGGCCGCGCGCGACCAGCAGATGCTGCTGATGCGCGAGGAAGGCTTCCGGTACGACGAGATCGCGAAGGTCGCGGGCGTGGCCCCCGGTTCGGTGGGCACGCTCCTGGCACGGGCCGCACGGCGGTTCGTGGCGGCCTGGGACCATGAGGAGACCGATGGTGAACAGGCACTTGGATGA
- a CDS encoding zf-HC2 domain-containing protein, producing MVNRHLDDGTLQALIDGELPQGERAAAEAHLAACAACAAEMRGLAGVHERAGMLLARTDVPAPVAQATMSLRARRLRAGRYAEARRTLARAAVLVLAAVGVAAAVPGTGVREWVAETILPGEKAPIDPQMRQAPAPDPAAQTAPPAEAPPSGVSIRADGGAVRVVLSRVAPGVEIRARLVDGELAGVLARGPAATGARFRTAPGKIEVLDAGAGVLEVRVPRSARAASVEVNGRVYLAKDGGVLRATAPAPARGPVIRVEG from the coding sequence ATGGTGAACAGGCACTTGGATGACGGCACGCTGCAGGCGCTGATCGACGGCGAGCTCCCGCAGGGAGAGCGCGCCGCCGCCGAGGCGCACCTGGCCGCCTGCGCCGCCTGCGCGGCGGAGATGCGCGGGCTGGCCGGGGTGCACGAGCGCGCCGGGATGCTGCTGGCGCGGACGGACGTGCCCGCGCCGGTGGCGCAGGCCACCATGTCGCTGCGCGCCCGCCGGCTCCGCGCCGGGCGCTACGCCGAGGCGCGCCGGACGCTGGCCCGCGCGGCGGTGCTGGTGCTGGCCGCCGTCGGCGTGGCCGCGGCGGTGCCCGGCACCGGCGTCCGCGAGTGGGTGGCGGAGACGATCCTCCCCGGCGAGAAGGCGCCGATCGACCCGCAGATGCGGCAGGCGCCCGCCCCCGATCCGGCGGCGCAGACGGCGCCCCCGGCCGAGGCGCCGCCCTCGGGCGTGTCGATCCGCGCGGACGGCGGCGCCGTGCGCGTGGTGCTGAGCCGCGTGGCCCCGGGCGTGGAGATCCGCGCCCGGCTGGTGGACGGCGAGCTGGCGGGCGTGCTGGCCCGCGGGCCCGCGGCCACGGGGGCACGTTTCCGCACCGCGCCGGGTAAGATCGAGGTGCTGGACGCGGGCGCGGGGGTGCTGGAGGTGCGGGTGCCCCGCAGCGCGCGCGCGGCCAGCGTGGAGGTGAACGGCCGGGTGTACCTGGCCAAGGATGGCGGCGTGCTGCGGGCCACCGCGCCCGCGCCCGCCCGGGGGCCCGTCATCCGCGTGGAGGGGTGA
- a CDS encoding TonB-dependent receptor gives MLAPLAALLLAAAAPDTSWGEIRGRVESDPGGSPLPSAVVEVTTGGQALTDSSGNYRLAHVAAGPQTVRVRSLDHEPMEVQVFVPARGEVEVVVALRYRPVVLAAVTGVSKGQGGPETDPAPRGEAAITDFPALEGPGTGLEAGRGSSSGNGGGSGGDVLLVRGSAANLKLVLLDGAPVYAPFHMGGLIDSFEPGLLSSARLYLGGAPARYDGGVSYVLDLATRAPAHDRWTGAVGADMMSVRGQAGGPLWKGAALLLAGRGVHGATLARLEGHPFPYAYGDGLARLDMDLPGGASLSATGFANAEGVRIDTQPWRDNFLRWRNDAGSLRLRGRVTGASAELTAALSDFDAWLPNAAHFYVVQSHLRRARVALDLTRDVGGVRLGYGYAYDRLWAHHRVLDRSAGERLWFTRDTFGTVGGWYVDARWDAGRQWVLRGGLRGDMYASGPFISFSPRLSATWLAGRHSTFTLAAGRYHQLVLARIRPPFDYGVHDVADSLGIPTVPVVASSNHLTLAVDHELLPGTLLGLEGYLKHFQDIPDGDAVGDNAWGMDAWVRRGEGAVRGWVGYSLAWYWSRVDSVTFNPTAGTGATRRRILGQRRQTLSAGVTAQGRPGKVELRVAYGAGLPYSTLGAPPGTESATVATPGSFDLTDGSTSLTGVARQDFLRLDGQVSRTFTPRIASRETELTPYVRVINALDRRDALFYRYTPGEDDARPVATLPLLPVVGLEWKF, from the coding sequence ATGCTGGCTCCGCTCGCCGCGCTCCTTCTGGCCGCCGCCGCCCCGGACACGTCCTGGGGCGAGATCCGCGGCAGGGTGGAAAGCGACCCGGGCGGATCTCCCCTCCCCAGCGCCGTGGTGGAAGTCACCACCGGCGGCCAGGCCCTGACCGACAGCTCCGGCAACTACCGGCTGGCCCACGTGGCCGCCGGGCCGCAGACCGTGCGCGTGCGCTCCCTCGACCACGAGCCGATGGAGGTGCAGGTGTTCGTGCCCGCGCGCGGCGAGGTGGAGGTGGTGGTGGCGCTGCGCTACCGCCCCGTCGTCCTGGCGGCCGTCACCGGGGTCAGCAAGGGGCAGGGCGGGCCGGAAACGGACCCCGCGCCGCGCGGCGAGGCGGCCATCACCGACTTCCCCGCGCTGGAGGGGCCGGGAACGGGGCTGGAGGCGGGGCGCGGCTCCTCGTCCGGCAACGGCGGGGGATCGGGGGGCGACGTGCTCCTCGTCCGCGGCTCGGCGGCGAACCTGAAGCTGGTGCTGCTGGACGGCGCGCCGGTGTACGCGCCGTTCCACATGGGCGGGCTGATCGACAGCTTCGAGCCGGGGCTCCTTTCCTCCGCGCGCCTCTACCTGGGCGGCGCGCCGGCGCGCTACGACGGCGGGGTGAGCTACGTGCTGGACCTGGCCACGCGCGCGCCCGCGCACGACCGGTGGACGGGCGCGGTGGGCGCGGACATGATGTCGGTGCGCGGGCAGGCCGGCGGGCCGCTGTGGAAGGGCGCCGCGCTGCTGCTGGCCGGCCGCGGCGTGCACGGGGCCACGCTGGCGCGGCTCGAGGGGCACCCCTTTCCCTACGCGTACGGCGACGGGCTGGCGCGGCTGGACATGGACCTTCCCGGCGGCGCCTCGCTCTCGGCCACGGGGTTCGCCAACGCCGAGGGGGTGCGCATCGACACGCAGCCCTGGCGTGACAACTTCCTGCGCTGGCGCAACGACGCCGGCTCGCTGCGGCTGCGCGGCCGGGTGACCGGCGCCAGCGCCGAGCTGACGGCCGCGCTCTCGGACTTCGACGCGTGGCTCCCCAACGCGGCCCACTTCTACGTGGTGCAGTCGCACCTGCGGCGGGCGCGGGTGGCGCTGGACCTCACCCGCGACGTGGGCGGCGTGCGGCTGGGCTACGGCTACGCCTACGACCGTCTCTGGGCGCACCACCGCGTGCTCGACCGCAGCGCCGGCGAGCGGCTCTGGTTCACCCGCGACACCTTCGGCACCGTGGGCGGGTGGTACGTCGACGCGCGCTGGGACGCCGGCCGGCAGTGGGTGCTGCGCGGCGGCCTGCGCGGCGACATGTACGCCAGCGGCCCGTTCATCTCCTTCTCCCCCCGCCTTTCCGCCACCTGGCTGGCGGGGCGGCACTCCACCTTCACCCTGGCGGCGGGGAGATACCACCAGCTGGTGCTGGCGCGCATCCGCCCGCCCTTCGACTACGGCGTGCACGACGTGGCCGACTCGCTGGGGATTCCCACCGTGCCCGTGGTGGCCAGCTCCAACCACCTGACGCTGGCGGTCGATCACGAGCTCCTGCCGGGCACGCTGCTGGGGCTGGAGGGCTACCTCAAGCACTTCCAGGACATCCCCGACGGCGACGCGGTGGGCGACAACGCGTGGGGGATGGACGCGTGGGTGCGCCGCGGCGAGGGCGCGGTGCGCGGCTGGGTGGGCTACTCGCTGGCGTGGTACTGGTCGCGCGTGGACAGCGTGACCTTCAATCCCACGGCCGGAACGGGCGCCACCCGGCGCCGCATCCTGGGCCAGCGGCGGCAGACGCTGAGCGCGGGGGTCACCGCGCAGGGGCGGCCGGGGAAGGTGGAGCTGCGCGTGGCCTACGGCGCGGGCCTGCCCTACAGCACGCTGGGCGCGCCGCCGGGCACCGAGAGCGCCACGGTGGCCACGCCGGGCTCGTTCGACCTGACGGACGGCTCCACCTCGCTGACGGGGGTGGCGCGGCAGGACTTCCTGCGCCTCGACGGGCAGGTGTCGCGCACCTTCACGCCGCGCATCGCCAGCCGCGAGACGGAGCTGACGCCCTACGTGCGCGTGATCAACGCGCTGGACCGCCGCGACGCGCTGTTCTACCGCTACACCCCCGGCGAGGACGACGCGCGCCCCGTCGCCACGCTCCCGCTCCTTCCCGTCGTCGGGCTCGAGTGGAAGTTCTGA
- a CDS encoding GNAT family N-acetyltransferase — translation MDDSITIRGAREDDAPALAELATHLGYPTDAAAMGGRLERVAAMPDHRTFVAERGGTVVGFVGVMRGWTYTSDDAYARILALVVAPGERGRGTGAALVDAAERWARGVGAGSIHVTTALHREGTHRFYERIGYARSGLRFVKKPV, via the coding sequence ATGGACGATTCGATCACGATCCGTGGCGCGCGCGAGGACGATGCGCCCGCGCTGGCGGAGCTGGCGACGCACCTGGGCTACCCGACGGACGCGGCGGCGATGGGCGGGAGGCTGGAGCGCGTCGCGGCGATGCCGGACCACCGTACGTTCGTGGCGGAGCGCGGCGGGACGGTCGTGGGGTTCGTGGGGGTGATGCGGGGATGGACGTACACCAGCGACGACGCGTACGCGCGCATCCTGGCGCTGGTGGTGGCGCCGGGCGAGCGGGGGCGGGGGACGGGCGCCGCGCTGGTGGACGCAGCCGAGCGGTGGGCGCGCGGTGTGGGCGCGGGGTCGATCCACGTGACCACCGCGCTGCACCGCGAAGGGACGCACCGCTTCTACGAGCGGATCGGCTACGCGCGGTCGGGGCTGCGCTTCGTGAAGAAGCCGGTCTAG
- a CDS encoding M23 family metallopeptidase, producing MALLPLLLAACWGHGSPAEPFSFPAPTPVRERAYERPAPRERADAYVAPGASLVIPVRGVRPEQLRDSYESPRSGHVHHAIDIMAPGGTPVVAAADGTILKLRTGGNGGITIYQVGPDGRTLYYYAHLQRYAAGLREGMPVWRGQVIAYVGDTGNAGAGNYHLHFSVGRLTDPRRWWESENTNPYPLLAGDYARRTASEGGGR from the coding sequence ATGGCGCTCCTTCCCCTGCTGCTGGCTGCCTGCTGGGGCCACGGCTCACCCGCCGAACCTTTCTCCTTCCCTGCGCCCACGCCCGTGCGCGAGCGGGCATACGAGCGCCCCGCTCCGCGCGAGCGAGCCGACGCGTACGTGGCGCCCGGCGCGTCGCTGGTGATCCCAGTGCGCGGGGTGCGTCCGGAGCAGCTGCGCGATTCGTACGAATCGCCGCGCTCGGGGCACGTCCACCATGCCATCGACATCATGGCGCCGGGGGGAACGCCCGTCGTCGCCGCGGCGGACGGCACCATCCTGAAGCTGCGCACGGGGGGCAATGGCGGCATCACCATTTACCAGGTGGGGCCGGACGGGCGCACGCTGTACTACTACGCGCACCTGCAGCGCTACGCCGCCGGCCTGCGCGAGGGAATGCCCGTGTGGCGCGGGCAGGTCATTGCGTACGTGGGTGATACGGGGAATGCGGGCGCGGGCAACTACCACCTCCACTTCTCCGTCGGCCGGCTGACGGACCCGCGGCGGTGGTGGGAGAGCGAGAACACCAACCCCTACCCCCTCCTCGCCGGCGACTACGCGCGCCGCACCGCCAGCGAAGGCGGCGGCCGCTAG
- a CDS encoding hotdog fold domain-containing protein has product MAASPESIIRRQWETWSGRPGGKKIFSFLIGRVVPYTGTIGATVEELRPGYARATLRDRRRVRNHLRSVHAIALMNLAELVTGLSLNFALPPDARSILKGLSIEYLKKARGKLTAEANAPVLQSNEERDLQVTTEIKDEAGDVVATATAHWLVGPRK; this is encoded by the coding sequence ATGGCAGCGAGCCCCGAGAGCATCATCCGCAGGCAGTGGGAAACCTGGAGCGGGCGCCCGGGCGGGAAGAAGATCTTCAGCTTCCTGATCGGCCGCGTCGTGCCCTACACCGGCACCATCGGCGCGACCGTCGAGGAACTGCGCCCCGGCTACGCCCGCGCCACCCTGCGCGACCGCCGCCGCGTGCGCAACCACCTGCGCTCGGTCCACGCGATCGCGCTGATGAACCTGGCGGAGCTGGTCACCGGCCTCTCGCTCAACTTCGCGCTGCCACCCGACGCGCGGTCGATCCTCAAGGGGCTCTCGATCGAGTACCTGAAGAAGGCGCGCGGCAAGCTCACCGCCGAGGCGAACGCGCCCGTCCTGCAGTCCAACGAGGAGCGCGACCTGCAGGTGACCACGGAGATCAAGGACGAGGCGGGCGACGTGGTGGCGACCGCCACCGCGCACTGGCTCGTCGGCCCGCGCAAGTAG